In a genomic window of Ralstonia nicotianae:
- a CDS encoding methyl-accepting chemotaxis protein, whose amino-acid sequence MRTSAPQHAPQSATSLGSRLAVAGLAALVLVFGAFALAISQSSLRTLEDHAQSAMRDQEAAMRDMIALFDGTMRTEADRFLTAFADAAPGPYSVDPAQTVAVAGKPTPTFRSGDTAMNLDFAVPDKFFARTGGTIATVFARTGDDFVRVTTSLKKENGERAIGTLLDRAHPSYRALMAGESFRGLAWLFGVPYMSKYEPVRDAAGKVVGALYVGVDVRAELALLKDKIRSHGIGKTGGYFVIDGKAGADQGKVLIDRDPGREGKNLLDAKDADGLAWVREMIERKDGILRHTLADTEGGPARARFTVFTQYPDWKLVIAGTAYVDELEADLVSARNRFLLLGLALGALLAGGLYWMLRRAVSAPLAEVAGVARRVAAGDLTHRFSGTRRDEIGQLMHAINGVGDGLSGIVDKVRASASTIASSTGQIAAGNVDLSARTEAQAGNLERTASSIEQLAATVRQNADSAQHAHDMVQSASEAANAGGRTVARLVGTMSGIHTTAQKIADITGIIDGIAFQTNILALNAAVEAARAGEQGRGFAVVAGEVRSLAQRSAAAAKEIKELISRSVQEVQAGNEAARGAGEAMQDIVTRVERIAGIMGEISHASREQSQGIEEVNRAVTSMDEVTQQNAALVEEAAAAAESLRQQAQELRGAVDVFRLA is encoded by the coding sequence ATGCGAACGTCCGCCCCTCAGCACGCCCCCCAATCCGCGACCAGCCTGGGCTCCCGGCTGGCCGTCGCCGGCCTGGCCGCCCTGGTCCTGGTGTTCGGCGCCTTTGCGCTGGCGATCTCGCAATCCAGCCTGCGCACGCTGGAAGACCATGCGCAGTCGGCCATGCGCGACCAGGAAGCCGCCATGCGCGACATGATCGCCCTGTTCGACGGCACCATGCGCACCGAGGCCGACCGCTTCCTGACCGCCTTCGCGGATGCGGCGCCCGGCCCGTACAGCGTGGACCCGGCGCAGACCGTGGCGGTGGCCGGCAAGCCCACGCCCACCTTCAGGAGCGGCGACACGGCGATGAACCTCGATTTCGCCGTCCCCGACAAGTTCTTCGCCCGCACCGGCGGCACCATCGCCACCGTGTTCGCCCGCACCGGCGACGATTTCGTGCGCGTGACCACCTCGCTCAAGAAAGAGAACGGCGAGCGCGCCATCGGCACGCTGCTCGACCGCGCCCATCCGAGCTACAGGGCGCTGATGGCGGGCGAGTCGTTCCGCGGGCTGGCATGGCTGTTCGGCGTGCCCTACATGAGCAAGTACGAGCCGGTGCGCGATGCCGCGGGCAAGGTGGTCGGCGCCCTGTACGTGGGCGTGGACGTGCGCGCGGAACTGGCGCTGCTCAAGGACAAGATCCGCTCGCACGGCATCGGCAAGACCGGCGGCTACTTCGTCATCGACGGCAAGGCGGGCGCCGACCAGGGCAAGGTGCTGATCGACCGCGACCCGGGCCGCGAAGGCAAGAACCTGCTGGATGCCAAGGACGCCGACGGCCTGGCCTGGGTGCGCGAGATGATCGAGCGCAAGGACGGCATCCTGCGCCACACGCTGGCCGACACCGAAGGCGGCCCGGCGCGCGCGCGCTTCACCGTGTTCACGCAGTATCCGGACTGGAAGCTGGTGATTGCCGGCACCGCCTACGTGGATGAGCTGGAGGCCGACCTGGTCTCGGCGCGCAACCGCTTCCTGCTGCTCGGCCTGGCGCTGGGCGCGTTGCTGGCGGGCGGCCTGTACTGGATGCTGCGCCGCGCGGTCAGCGCGCCGCTGGCCGAGGTGGCGGGCGTGGCCCGGCGCGTGGCCGCCGGCGACCTGACGCACCGCTTCTCCGGCACCCGCCGCGACGAGATCGGCCAACTGATGCACGCCATCAACGGCGTGGGCGACGGCCTGAGCGGCATTGTCGACAAGGTGCGCGCGAGCGCCTCGACCATCGCCTCGAGCACCGGCCAGATCGCCGCCGGCAACGTCGACCTGTCGGCGCGTACCGAGGCGCAGGCTGGCAACCTGGAGCGCACCGCCTCCAGCATCGAGCAACTGGCCGCCACCGTGCGCCAGAACGCCGACAGCGCTCAGCATGCGCACGACATGGTGCAGTCCGCCAGCGAGGCCGCCAACGCGGGCGGCCGGACGGTGGCGCGGCTGGTCGGCACCATGTCGGGCATCCACACGACGGCGCAGAAGATTGCCGACATCACCGGCATCATCGACGGCATCGCCTTCCAGACCAACATCCTGGCGCTGAACGCCGCCGTGGAGGCGGCCCGCGCGGGCGAACAGGGTCGCGGCTTCGCGGTCGTGGCCGGCGAGGTGCGCAGCCTCGCGCAACGCAGCGCGGCGGCCGCCAAGGAAATCAAGGAACTGATCAGCCGCTCGGTGCAGGAAGTGCAGGCCGGCAACGAAGCGGCGCGCGGCGCGGGCGAGGCCATGCAGGACATCGTCACGCGGGTCGAGCGCATCGCCGGCATCATGGGCGAGATCAGCCACGCCTCGCGCGAGCAGTCGCAGGGCATCGAGGAGGTCAACCGCGCGGTGACCTCGATGGATGAGGTGACGCAGCAGAACGCCGCGCTGGTGGAAGAAGCCGCCGCCGCGGCCGAGAGCCTGCGGCAGCAGGCCCAGGAACTGCGCGGCGCGGTGGATGTGTTCCGGCTGGCCTGA
- a CDS encoding ferritin-like domain-containing protein: MDDIAYGSIDIARVRDHRMLFYLVTSASFIESGSDLYAGNLARYFADRPETAHWLIHHWEHEELQHGRALRRYVETVWPEFDWERGYARFFAEYSVTCSIDQFEPTQALEMVARCVVETGTATFYRAIAQAAADAAEPVLCDLASRISIDEVRHYKHFYRFFHECNTREGVGRARVLRALASRLREIKNEDAAIALRNVLRIERNQEDVPEADVRALNSRVSALVRSHLPIDMAAKMLLKPLRLKPGIERSIRPPLVALVRRVMLH, encoded by the coding sequence ATGGACGACATCGCCTACGGCAGCATCGACATCGCGCGCGTGCGCGACCACCGCATGCTGTTCTATCTCGTGACGAGCGCATCGTTCATCGAGAGCGGGTCCGATCTCTATGCGGGCAATCTGGCCCGGTACTTCGCGGACCGCCCCGAGACGGCCCACTGGCTCATCCACCACTGGGAGCACGAAGAGCTCCAGCATGGCCGGGCGCTGCGGCGCTACGTCGAGACCGTCTGGCCCGAATTCGACTGGGAGCGCGGCTACGCGCGCTTCTTCGCGGAATATTCCGTGACCTGCTCGATCGACCAGTTCGAACCGACGCAGGCGCTGGAAATGGTGGCGCGCTGCGTGGTCGAGACCGGCACCGCCACCTTCTACCGCGCCATCGCCCAGGCCGCCGCCGACGCCGCCGAGCCGGTGCTGTGCGATCTCGCCAGCCGCATCTCGATCGACGAGGTGCGGCACTACAAGCACTTCTACCGCTTCTTCCACGAGTGCAACACGCGCGAGGGCGTGGGCCGGGCACGCGTGCTCAGGGCGCTCGCCTCGCGCCTGCGCGAGATCAAGAACGAGGATGCGGCCATCGCCCTGCGCAACGTGCTGCGCATCGAGCGCAACCAGGAAGACGTGCCCGAGGCCGACGTGCGCGCGCTCAATTCACGGGTGAGCGCGCTGGTGCGCTCGCACCTGCCCATCGACATGGCCGCCAAGATGCTGCTCAAGCCGCTGCGGCTCAAGCCGGGCATCGAGCGCTCGATCCGGCCGCCGCTGGTGGCGCTGGTGCGGCGCGTGATGCTGCACTAG
- a CDS encoding MFS transporter, with the protein MTPMLSPDSPDGRRLVLLLGLAQTISWGTLYFAFTVFLAPMHDTLGWTRPFLAGGFSLGLLVWALCSFLVGRTLERWPARRVMGTGSVLAAASLLAWSRVGGETAFLLLWLPMGVAMATTLYDPAFVVLRQAFGDAYQRPIVGLTLIAGFASTIGIPLAQWGVAHVGWRHTLQAFALLHLLVCLPIHARLRVRPPARVVAGSAAAAAAPVTPSAWRMALRMPVFWAVVLAFVAVSLIAAVLGAHLIPLLSEKGVPTGRQLVIAALIGPAQVLGRLAMMRLRVAHPVRIAPFTYAAMAAALAMLALSGGPLLLAAAVLYGAANGINTMLRAIAMPELVSRAQYATLNGLMMTPVLLAQASGPWLGALLWKATGGYAAVEWAMAAAALVALAAFTYGLRHAPASAVHANAEPPHVTQAP; encoded by the coding sequence ATGACACCCATGCTCTCGCCGGACTCGCCCGATGGCCGGCGCCTCGTGCTGCTGCTCGGCCTCGCGCAGACGATCTCGTGGGGTACGCTGTACTTCGCCTTCACCGTCTTTCTCGCGCCGATGCACGACACGCTCGGCTGGACGCGGCCGTTCCTGGCAGGCGGGTTCTCGCTGGGGCTGCTGGTGTGGGCGCTGTGCTCGTTCCTGGTGGGCCGCACGCTGGAGCGCTGGCCGGCGCGCCGAGTGATGGGCACCGGTTCGGTGCTGGCGGCGGCCAGCCTGCTGGCCTGGTCGCGGGTCGGCGGCGAGACCGCCTTTCTGCTGCTGTGGCTGCCGATGGGCGTGGCCATGGCGACCACGCTGTACGACCCGGCCTTCGTCGTGCTGCGCCAGGCTTTCGGCGATGCCTACCAGCGCCCGATCGTCGGGCTCACACTGATCGCCGGGTTCGCCAGCACGATCGGCATCCCGCTGGCGCAATGGGGCGTGGCGCACGTCGGCTGGCGCCACACCCTGCAGGCGTTCGCGCTGCTGCACCTGCTCGTCTGCCTGCCGATCCACGCACGGCTGCGGGTCCGCCCGCCAGCCCGGGTGGTGGCCGGGTCCGCTGCCGCTGCTGCTGCGCCGGTCACGCCGTCGGCGTGGCGCATGGCCCTGCGCATGCCGGTGTTCTGGGCGGTGGTGCTGGCCTTCGTCGCCGTCAGCCTGATCGCGGCGGTGCTGGGCGCGCACCTGATTCCGCTGCTGAGCGAGAAAGGCGTGCCGACCGGCCGGCAGTTGGTGATCGCCGCGCTGATCGGCCCGGCCCAGGTACTGGGGCGGCTGGCGATGATGCGCCTGCGCGTTGCGCATCCGGTGCGCATCGCGCCGTTCACCTATGCGGCCATGGCGGCGGCGCTGGCGATGCTGGCGCTGTCCGGCGGGCCGCTGCTGCTGGCCGCGGCCGTGCTGTATGGCGCGGCCAACGGCATCAACACCATGCTGCGCGCCATCGCCATGCCAGAGCTGGTCTCGCGCGCCCAGTACGCCACCCTCAACGGCCTGATGATGACGCCCGTGCTGCTGGCCCAGGCCAGCGGGCCCTGGCTGGGCGCGCTGTTGTGGAAAGCCACCGGCGGCTACGCGGCGGTGGAATGGGCGATGGCGGCGGCGGCCCTGGTCGCCCTGGCAGCCTTCACCTATGGCCTGCGGCACGCCCCGGCCAGCGCGGTGCACGCCAACGCCGAGCCGCCGCATGTGACGCAGGCGCCGTGA
- a CDS encoding GNAT family N-acetyltransferase — translation MNAPESQDDVRLIDCTEAEHASAILEILNEAIVNSTALYDYVPRPPQAMATWFAAKRAGGFPVVGAVDASGKLLGFGSWGTFRAFPAYKYTVEHSVYVHHECRGRRLGERLLRELIRRAQETQVHVLVGCIDAANAASIGLHTRLGFVHAGTIREAGFKFGRWLDAAFYQLNLEMPAQPVDG, via the coding sequence ATGAACGCCCCCGAATCGCAAGACGATGTGCGCCTGATCGACTGCACCGAGGCCGAGCATGCGTCCGCCATCCTCGAGATCCTGAACGAGGCCATCGTGAATTCGACGGCCCTGTACGACTACGTACCGCGCCCCCCGCAGGCCATGGCGACCTGGTTCGCCGCGAAGCGCGCGGGCGGTTTCCCGGTCGTGGGCGCGGTGGATGCCTCGGGCAAGCTGCTGGGCTTTGGCAGCTGGGGCACGTTCCGCGCGTTCCCCGCGTACAAGTACACGGTGGAGCACAGCGTCTACGTGCATCACGAATGCCGTGGCCGCCGACTGGGCGAGCGCCTGCTGCGTGAACTGATTCGGCGCGCGCAGGAGACACAGGTGCACGTCCTGGTGGGCTGCATCGACGCGGCCAATGCCGCGAGCATCGGTTTGCACACGCGGCTGGGATTCGTCCACGCCGGGACCATCCGGGAAGCCGGTTTCAAGTTCGGCCGCTGGCTGGATGCGGCGTTCTACCAGCTCAACCTGGAGATGCCCGCGCAGCCGGTGGACGGCTGA
- a CDS encoding helix-turn-helix domain-containing protein, whose protein sequence is MPEYEDHSTADTDTGVNERIARRVRDLRAARGYTLDALAARCGVSRSMISLIERGAASPTAVVLDKLAAGLGVSLASLFGGEREGVPAQPLMRRAQQAQWRDPASGYVRRNLSPPDWPSPIQLVEVNFPAGARVAYETGGRENAMQQQVWVIDGRIDVMLGNQRHELHPGDCLAMRLDQPLIFSNPTSQAAHYVVAICDAPAVAGAWSA, encoded by the coding sequence ATGCCGGAATACGAAGACCACTCCACCGCCGACACCGATACCGGTGTCAACGAGCGCATCGCTCGCCGTGTACGCGACTTGCGGGCGGCGCGCGGCTACACGCTCGATGCGCTCGCCGCGCGCTGCGGCGTGAGCCGGTCCATGATTTCCCTGATCGAGCGCGGCGCGGCCAGCCCGACGGCGGTCGTGCTGGACAAGCTGGCGGCCGGGCTCGGCGTGTCACTGGCCAGCCTGTTCGGCGGCGAGCGCGAGGGCGTGCCCGCCCAGCCGCTGATGCGCCGCGCGCAACAGGCCCAGTGGCGCGACCCCGCGTCCGGCTACGTGCGGCGCAACCTCTCCCCGCCCGACTGGCCATCGCCCATCCAGCTGGTCGAAGTGAACTTCCCGGCCGGCGCGCGCGTGGCCTACGAAACGGGCGGGCGGGAGAACGCCATGCAGCAGCAGGTCTGGGTGATCGACGGACGCATCGACGTCATGCTCGGCAACCAGCGCCACGAACTTCACCCGGGCGACTGCCTGGCCATGCGGCTGGATCAGCCGCTGATTTTCAGCAACCCCACGTCCCAGGCGGCGCATTACGTCGTGGCCATTTGCGACGCGCCCGCCGTGGCCGGCGCGTGGAGTGCCTGA
- a CDS encoding 2-hydroxyacid dehydrogenase, whose protein sequence is MRILFFSSHRYDEDAFRAAQARGGHGFELVFQRAHLDVHTAPLAAGFEVVCPFVNDCLDAGVLAVLAAGGARLIALRSAGFNHVDLAAAQRLGLTVVRVPAYSPHAVAEHAVGMILTLNRRLHRACNRTREGDFSLDGLLGFDLAGKTVGVVGTGQIGQVFARIMAGFGCRLLAFDPFPQPALAALGVTYVPLPALLAQSDIVSLHCPLNADTHHLIDAGALASMKTGAMLINTSRGGLVDSPALIDALKSGQLGHLGLDVYEEEADLFFEDRSADVLQDDVLARLLTFPNVIVTAHQAFFTREALAGIADTTLANVAAWAAGAPANVVKA, encoded by the coding sequence ATGCGCATCCTCTTCTTCAGCAGCCACCGTTACGACGAAGACGCCTTCCGCGCCGCGCAGGCGCGCGGCGGCCACGGCTTCGAGCTGGTCTTCCAGCGCGCCCACCTGGACGTGCACACCGCGCCGCTGGCTGCCGGCTTCGAAGTGGTCTGCCCGTTCGTCAACGACTGCCTGGATGCCGGCGTGCTCGCCGTGCTGGCCGCGGGCGGCGCCCGGCTGATCGCGCTGCGCTCGGCCGGCTTCAACCATGTCGACCTGGCCGCGGCGCAGCGGCTGGGGCTGACGGTGGTGCGGGTGCCGGCGTATTCGCCGCACGCGGTGGCCGAGCACGCGGTCGGCATGATCCTCACGCTCAATCGGCGCCTGCACCGCGCCTGCAACCGCACCCGCGAGGGCGACTTCTCGCTCGACGGGCTGCTCGGCTTCGACCTGGCCGGCAAGACCGTCGGCGTGGTCGGCACCGGGCAGATCGGGCAGGTGTTCGCGCGCATCATGGCCGGCTTCGGCTGCCGGCTGCTGGCGTTCGATCCGTTTCCGCAGCCGGCGCTGGCGGCGCTCGGCGTGACCTACGTGCCGCTGCCGGCTCTGCTGGCGCAGTCCGACATCGTCAGCCTGCACTGCCCGCTCAACGCCGACACGCACCACCTGATCGACGCCGGCGCGCTTGCCAGCATGAAGACGGGCGCCATGCTGATCAACACCAGCCGCGGCGGGCTGGTCGACAGCCCCGCGCTGATCGACGCCCTCAAATCCGGCCAGCTCGGCCACCTCGGACTGGATGTTTATGAGGAAGAGGCCGACCTGTTCTTCGAGGACCGCTCCGCCGATGTGCTGCAGGACGACGTGCTGGCGCGCCTGCTGACCTTCCCCAATGTCATCGTGACCGCGCACCAGGCCTTCTTCACGCGCGAGGCGCTGGCGGGCATTGCCGACACCACGCTCGCCAACGTGGCGGCATGGGCAGCCGGCGCGCCCGCGAATGTGGTGAAGGCTTAG
- the adhP gene encoding alcohol dehydrogenase AdhP produces MARSMKAAVVHAFGEPLRIEDVPIPTPGRGQILVNIRASGVCHTDLHAADGDWPVKPRLPFIPGHEGVGFVAAVGEGVTAVKEGDRVGVPWLYTACGHCEHCLGGWETLCHDQQNTGYSVNGGYAEYVLADPNYVGHLPAQVGFEEIAPILCAGVTVYKGIRMTDTRPGQWIAISGIGGLGHVAVQYAVAMGLHVVAVDVAPEKLALARELGARLSVDASQQDPAAVIQKEVGGVHGVLVTAVSRSAFAQALGMVRRGGTVSLNGLPPGDFPLPIFSTVLNGITVRGSIVGTRRDLQESLQFAAEGQVRAHIHRDRLDNINQVLADLKAGKVDGRIVLSLD; encoded by the coding sequence ATGGCCAGGTCGATGAAAGCCGCTGTCGTGCACGCGTTCGGCGAACCGCTGCGCATCGAGGACGTCCCGATCCCGACGCCGGGCCGCGGACAGATCCTCGTCAACATCCGGGCTTCCGGGGTCTGCCACACCGACCTGCACGCCGCCGACGGCGACTGGCCGGTCAAGCCGCGCCTGCCGTTCATCCCCGGGCACGAGGGCGTGGGCTTCGTGGCGGCGGTGGGCGAAGGCGTCACCGCCGTCAAGGAAGGCGACCGCGTGGGCGTGCCCTGGCTCTACACCGCCTGCGGCCACTGCGAACACTGCCTGGGCGGCTGGGAAACCCTGTGCCACGACCAGCAGAACACCGGCTACTCCGTCAACGGCGGCTACGCCGAATACGTGCTGGCCGACCCCAACTATGTCGGCCACCTGCCGGCGCAGGTCGGCTTCGAGGAGATCGCACCCATCCTGTGCGCGGGCGTGACGGTCTACAAGGGCATCCGCATGACCGACACCCGCCCCGGCCAGTGGATCGCCATCTCGGGCATCGGCGGGCTGGGGCATGTGGCGGTGCAGTATGCCGTCGCCATGGGGCTGCACGTGGTGGCGGTGGATGTCGCCCCCGAGAAGCTGGCGCTGGCGCGCGAACTGGGCGCCCGGCTGAGCGTCGATGCCTCGCAGCAGGACCCGGCCGCTGTCATCCAGAAGGAGGTGGGCGGCGTGCACGGCGTGCTGGTGACGGCGGTCTCGCGCAGCGCCTTCGCCCAGGCCCTGGGCATGGTGCGACGCGGCGGCACCGTCTCGCTCAACGGATTGCCGCCGGGCGACTTTCCGCTGCCGATCTTCTCGACCGTGCTCAACGGCATCACGGTGCGCGGCTCCATCGTCGGCACGCGGCGCGATCTGCAGGAGTCGCTGCAGTTCGCCGCCGAGGGGCAGGTGCGCGCGCACATCCATCGCGACCGGCTCGACAACATCAACCAGGTCCTCGCCGACCTGAAAGCCGGCAAGGTGGACGGCCGCATCGTCCTCTCGCTGGACTGA
- a CDS encoding sigma-54-dependent Fis family transcriptional regulator gives MQDHRMSHHTGQVLTLAQHDAPISGPLSGPAADPSIARSWLRCLHQHGLDPANASAPAVLEAARIRERREQLQPMLRIADGEMHSLHRQLAGNGHVVVLTDADGVILDCIADHAKRALFRQAGLWSGADWSEAREGTNGIGTCAVERQALTIYQDEHFRSRHIRLSCSASPVFDPQGNLLAVLDVSSIPHELSRQGQFHTTALVNLSAKVIEGGYFLQHFERDWLLRFHAQPEYVGLFSEGLLAVGGDGRIRAANQSALNLLGRTRQSLLGQPVETVFDLTADALLARATDSGGVAWPLHTHQGRLLFGLLRAPRPRPTADAAPASPPMPATPGLCLQADGLRTDFHRALRVFEHDVPLLLHGETGTGKEAFARAVHQASSRATQPFVAVNCAAIPETLIESELFGYRGGSFTGARREGMRGKLQQADGGTLFLDEIGDMPLALQSRLLRVLEERAVVPIGGEAQTVDVRIVSASHRDMEARVRDGRFREDLYYRLNGLRITLPPLRERADKAALLAHVLAEESRGRPARLDDDARDALLAQPWPGNVRQLRNVLRTLVALSDDGRIRLRDLPPELRPPATASAAAPAPLDNAEKAALLAALQAQQWRMTHAAEALGISRNTLYRKLRKHGIARPGG, from the coding sequence ATGCAGGATCACCGCATGTCGCATCACACCGGCCAGGTGCTGACCCTCGCGCAGCACGACGCGCCCATCTCGGGTCCGCTGTCCGGGCCGGCCGCCGATCCGTCCATCGCTCGCTCCTGGCTGCGCTGCCTGCACCAGCACGGCCTCGACCCCGCAAACGCCAGCGCGCCCGCCGTACTCGAAGCCGCCCGCATCCGCGAGCGCCGCGAGCAGCTGCAGCCGATGCTGCGCATCGCCGACGGCGAAATGCACAGCCTGCACCGGCAGCTGGCCGGCAACGGCCACGTGGTGGTGCTGACCGATGCCGACGGCGTGATCCTCGACTGCATCGCCGACCACGCGAAGCGCGCCCTGTTCCGGCAGGCCGGCCTGTGGTCCGGCGCCGACTGGAGCGAAGCCCGCGAAGGCACCAACGGCATCGGCACCTGCGCGGTCGAGCGGCAGGCGCTGACGATCTACCAGGACGAACACTTCCGCAGCCGCCACATCCGGCTGTCGTGCTCGGCCAGCCCCGTGTTCGATCCGCAGGGCAACCTGCTGGCGGTGCTGGATGTGTCGTCCATCCCGCACGAGCTGTCGCGGCAGGGGCAGTTCCATACCACCGCGCTGGTCAACCTCTCGGCCAAGGTGATCGAGGGCGGGTATTTTCTGCAGCATTTCGAGCGCGACTGGCTGCTGCGCTTCCATGCCCAGCCCGAATACGTCGGGCTGTTCAGCGAGGGCCTGCTGGCGGTGGGCGGCGACGGACGCATCCGCGCGGCCAACCAGAGCGCGCTGAACCTGCTGGGCCGCACACGCCAATCGCTGCTCGGGCAGCCGGTCGAGACCGTGTTCGACCTGACGGCCGACGCCCTGCTCGCGCGCGCCACCGACAGCGGCGGCGTGGCCTGGCCGCTGCACACGCATCAGGGTCGCCTGCTATTCGGCCTGCTGCGCGCGCCCCGCCCGCGCCCGACCGCCGACGCGGCCCCGGCCTCACCGCCCATGCCGGCCACGCCCGGCCTGTGCCTGCAGGCCGACGGCCTGCGCACCGACTTCCACCGCGCCCTGCGCGTGTTCGAGCACGACGTGCCGCTGCTGCTGCACGGCGAGACCGGCACCGGCAAGGAAGCCTTCGCCCGCGCCGTGCACCAGGCCAGCAGCCGCGCGACGCAGCCCTTCGTCGCCGTCAATTGCGCGGCGATTCCCGAGACGCTGATCGAGAGCGAGCTGTTCGGCTACCGCGGCGGCAGCTTCACCGGCGCGCGCCGGGAAGGCATGCGCGGCAAGCTGCAGCAGGCCGACGGCGGCACGCTGTTCCTCGACGAGATCGGCGACATGCCGCTGGCGCTGCAGAGCCGGCTGCTGCGCGTGCTGGAGGAGCGCGCCGTGGTGCCCATCGGCGGCGAGGCGCAGACGGTGGACGTGCGCATCGTCAGCGCCAGCCATCGCGACATGGAAGCGCGCGTACGCGACGGCCGCTTCCGCGAAGACCTGTACTACCGCCTCAACGGCCTGCGGATCACGCTGCCGCCGCTGCGCGAGCGTGCCGACAAGGCCGCGCTGCTGGCGCACGTGCTGGCCGAGGAATCGCGCGGCCGGCCGGCGCGGCTCGACGACGATGCGCGCGACGCCCTGCTCGCCCAGCCCTGGCCCGGCAACGTGCGCCAGCTGCGCAATGTGCTGCGCACGCTGGTGGCGCTGTCCGACGATGGGCGCATCCGCCTGCGCGACCTGCCGCCCGAACTGCGCCCACCGGCCACGGCATCCGCCGCCGCGCCCGCGCCGCTGGACAACGCCGAGAAGGCCGCGCTGCTCGCCGCGCTGCAAGCGCAGCAGTGGCGCATGACCCACGCCGCCGAGGCGCTGGGCATCAGCCGCAACACGCTGTACCGCAAGCTGCGCAAGCACGGCATCGCCCGCCCCGGCGGTTGA
- the exaC gene encoding acetaldehyde dehydrogenase ExaC: protein MRYAHPGTPGAVVSFQSRYGNYIGGRFVPPVKGQYFTNTTPVTGEAIAEFPRSTAEDIDRALDAAHAAADAWGRTSAQDRSLILLKIADRIEQNLERLAVTETWDNGKPIRETLNADIPLAADHFRYFAGCIRAQEGAAAEINEHTVAYHIHEPLGVVGQIIPWNFPLLMAAWKLAPALAAGNCIVLKPAEQTPLGICVLLELIGDLLPPGVLNVVHGFGKEAGEALATSKRIAKIAFTGSTPVGSHILKCAAENIIPSTVELGGKSPNIYFEDIMQAEPSFIEKAAEGLVLGFFNQGEVCTCPSRALVQESIYGSFMDAVMAKVAAIKRGDPLDTETMVGAQASEQQFNKIRTYLEIAREEGAECLAGGEAEAMSGKLANGYYIKPTLLKGHNNMRVFQEEIFGPVIAVTTFQDEAQAIQIANDTEYGLGAGVWTRDINRAYRVGRAIKAGRVWTNCYHLYPAHAAFGGYKKSGVGRETHKMMLDHYQQTKNLLVSYDTRPLGFF from the coding sequence ATGCGTTACGCCCATCCCGGCACGCCCGGCGCCGTGGTTTCGTTCCAGTCGCGCTACGGCAACTACATCGGCGGCCGGTTCGTGCCGCCCGTCAAGGGGCAGTACTTCACCAACACCACGCCGGTGACGGGCGAGGCCATCGCCGAATTCCCGCGCTCCACCGCCGAGGACATCGACCGCGCGCTCGACGCCGCCCACGCCGCGGCCGACGCCTGGGGCCGCACCTCGGCGCAGGACCGTTCGCTGATCCTGCTGAAGATCGCCGACCGCATCGAGCAGAACCTGGAGCGGCTGGCCGTGACCGAGACCTGGGACAACGGCAAGCCGATCCGCGAAACGCTGAATGCGGACATTCCGCTCGCGGCGGATCACTTCCGCTACTTCGCCGGCTGCATCCGCGCGCAGGAGGGCGCGGCGGCGGAGATCAACGAGCACACCGTGGCGTATCACATCCACGAACCGCTGGGCGTGGTCGGGCAGATCATCCCGTGGAACTTCCCGCTGCTGATGGCGGCGTGGAAGCTGGCGCCCGCGCTGGCGGCCGGCAACTGCATCGTGCTCAAGCCGGCCGAGCAGACGCCGCTGGGCATCTGCGTGCTGCTGGAGTTGATCGGCGACCTGCTGCCGCCGGGCGTGCTCAACGTGGTGCACGGCTTCGGCAAGGAAGCCGGCGAGGCGCTGGCCACCAGCAAGCGCATCGCCAAGATCGCCTTCACGGGTTCGACGCCGGTGGGCTCACACATCCTGAAGTGCGCGGCGGAGAACATCATTCCGTCGACGGTGGAGCTGGGCGGCAAGTCGCCCAACATCTACTTCGAAGACATCATGCAGGCCGAGCCGAGCTTCATCGAGAAGGCGGCCGAAGGGCTGGTGCTGGGCTTCTTCAACCAGGGCGAGGTGTGCACGTGCCCGTCGCGCGCGCTGGTGCAGGAGTCGATCTACGGCAGCTTCATGGACGCGGTGATGGCCAAGGTGGCCGCCATCAAGCGCGGCGACCCGCTCGACACCGAGACCATGGTCGGCGCGCAAGCCTCGGAGCAGCAGTTCAACAAGATCCGCACCTACCTCGAGATCGCGCGGGAAGAGGGCGCTGAATGCCTGGCGGGCGGCGAGGCCGAGGCCATGTCGGGCAAGCTGGCCAACGGCTACTACATCAAGCCGACGCTGCTCAAGGGCCACAACAATATGCGCGTGTTCCAGGAAGAGATCTTCGGCCCGGTGATCGCCGTGACGACCTTCCAGGACGAGGCGCAGGCCATCCAGATCGCCAACGACACCGAGTATGGCCTGGGCGCCGGCGTGTGGACGCGCGACATCAACCGCGCCTACCGTGTCGGCCGCGCCATCAAGGCCGGGCGCGTGTGGACCAACTGCTACCACCTGTACCCGGCGCACGCGGCCTTCGGCGGCTACAAGAAATCGGGCGTGGGCCGCGAGACCCACAAGATGATGCTCGACCACTACCAGCAGACCAAGAACCTGCTGGTGAGCTACGACACCCGGCCGCTCGGCTTTTTCTGA